A DNA window from Acetilactobacillus jinshanensis contains the following coding sequences:
- the coaE gene encoding dephospho-CoA kinase (Dephospho-CoA kinase (CoaE) performs the final step in coenzyme A biosynthesis.), with protein MIIGLTGGIATGKSNVSKYLNQRGFYIVDADKITHLVQGKGQPGLHAMIQHFGKQYLNSDQTLNRRKLGHFVFTHPQELRDLVRIIDPFIRNGIVTELKRDCRTSKHVVLDAPTLFESGYQYLVDKILVVSCDPVIQLKRVMLRDHLSISNAEARIDSQWPLSIKERLADWVINSDGTKQQTLSQVKELIDCHQI; from the coding sequence ATGATTATCGGTTTAACGGGTGGAATTGCAACTGGTAAATCCAACGTTAGTAAATATTTAAATCAGCGTGGCTTTTACATTGTTGACGCTGATAAAATTACACATTTGGTTCAAGGTAAAGGTCAACCAGGTTTACATGCCATGATTCAGCATTTTGGCAAACAATATTTGAATTCGGACCAAACGTTGAACCGACGTAAATTAGGTCATTTCGTTTTTACGCACCCACAAGAATTACGGGACTTAGTTCGAATTATCGACCCGTTTATTCGAAACGGGATCGTCACTGAACTAAAGCGTGATTGCCGAACATCAAAGCACGTCGTTTTAGATGCGCCAACCCTTTTTGAAAGTGGTTATCAATATCTAGTTGATAAAATTTTGGTTGTTTCGTGTGATCCCGTTATTCAGCTAAAGCGGGTTATGTTACGCGATCATTTATCGATTAGTAATGCTGAAGCTCGAATTGATAGTCAATGGCCGTTAAGTATCAAGGAACGATTAGCGGATTGGGTCATTAATAGTGATGGTACTAAGCAGCAAACGTTATCGCAGGTCAAAGAATTAATTGATTGTCATCAAATTTAA
- the mutM gene encoding bifunctional DNA-formamidopyrimidine glycosylase/DNA-(apurinic or apyrimidinic site) lyase, translating to MPELPEVETVKRGLNELVKGSTIEHVDVRYPKMIQNVSANDFKDRLKNKKIKRVDRRGKYLLFRLTGDMTLVSHLRMEGKYMVHKSGEPLDKHDYVIFHLNGDRELRYNDTRKFGRMWLIKNGQEKTVSGLGALGPEPTAKDLTFAYMKKIMNKSRGQIKPFLLNQSHIAGLGNIYTDEVLWMSKIHPKQKTNLISDAKIKLLRKNIINEIQAAIKGHGTTVFTYKNAFGKSGSFQHHLHVYHRTGKPCGRCGTPIKKIKVAQRGTHFCPKCQKLVK from the coding sequence ATGCCTGAATTACCAGAAGTTGAAACGGTTAAACGAGGTTTAAACGAATTAGTTAAGGGCTCTACTATTGAACACGTTGACGTTCGTTATCCAAAAATGATTCAAAATGTTTCCGCAAATGATTTTAAAGATCGTTTAAAGAATAAGAAGATCAAGCGGGTCGATCGCCGGGGTAAATACCTATTATTTCGATTAACTGGTGATATGACGTTGGTTTCCCATCTCCGAATGGAAGGTAAATACATGGTTCATAAAAGTGGTGAACCGTTAGATAAGCACGATTACGTCATCTTTCATTTAAACGGTGATCGAGAATTACGTTATAACGATACCCGTAAGTTTGGTCGAATGTGGCTAATTAAGAACGGTCAGGAAAAGACCGTTTCTGGATTGGGGGCATTAGGACCTGAACCGACCGCAAAAGATCTAACGTTTGCTTACATGAAGAAGATCATGAACAAGAGTCGTGGCCAAATTAAGCCGTTCCTGTTAAATCAAAGTCACATCGCCGGTTTAGGTAATATCTATACCGATGAAGTCCTGTGGATGAGTAAAATCCATCCGAAACAAAAGACTAATCTGATCAGTGACGCTAAAATAAAATTACTTCGTAAGAACATTATCAATGAAATTCAAGCGGCCATTAAAGGCCACGGGACAACCGTCTTTACGTATAAGAACGCCTTTGGTAAATCAGGATCTTTCCAGCATCATTTACACGTTTATCACCGAACTGGTAAACCATGTGGCCGTTGCGGAACCCCAATTAAAAAGATTAAAGTTGCTCAACGTGGGACGCATTTCTGTCCTAAATGTCAGAAGCTGGTTAAATGA